A portion of the Alphaproteobacteria bacterium genome contains these proteins:
- a CDS encoding DUF3108 domain-containing protein — MRIMYPMIRLVLILVLALINAPAFAIETTTASEAVQPMVLQYKGFWGGIEAANITLSLEEDHQKYQSKFAFESKGLIKKILRLYSSAENSGTIKNDSPTTSEFTSTVSKRKKEKKYWWRLDPKTGVARVPDENNEDTEKTIPESMRQHIYDPLSVLLKARNLIREARIKNDWSVIKDKILPVYDGRRRYDISLQDIAEREDKVAGQMRKVIDITLSIVPVAGFKSRDADIWQNTKIHAFLSDDDRHIPLRIQASTPIAPAVIMLQSGL, encoded by the coding sequence ATGCGCATTATGTACCCCATGATCCGTTTGGTATTGATATTAGTCCTGGCACTAATAAATGCCCCTGCTTTTGCCATTGAAACAACAACGGCATCAGAAGCCGTACAACCGATGGTTTTGCAGTACAAAGGATTCTGGGGCGGGATTGAGGCCGCTAATATAACCCTGTCTCTCGAAGAAGATCATCAAAAATACCAATCTAAATTTGCCTTTGAATCCAAAGGCCTGATTAAAAAAATCTTACGCTTATATTCCAGCGCGGAAAATTCCGGCACAATCAAAAACGATTCGCCTACCACATCGGAATTTACTTCTACGGTCAGCAAAAGAAAAAAAGAAAAAAAATATTGGTGGCGACTTGACCCTAAAACAGGAGTTGCGCGTGTTCCGGATGAAAATAACGAAGACACGGAAAAAACTATTCCTGAATCCATGCGCCAACATATTTACGATCCTTTATCGGTACTTCTGAAGGCTCGCAATTTAATCCGTGAAGCAAGAATCAAGAACGATTGGTCCGTGATCAAGGATAAAATATTGCCGGTGTATGACGGCAGGCGCCGTTATGATATCTCGCTGCAGGACATCGCCGAGCGGGAAGACAAAGTTGCCGGCCAAATGCGCAAAGTGATAGACATCACCTTATCCATTGTCCCGGTTGCAGGCTTTAAAAGCAGAGATGCGGATATATGGCAAAATACCAAAATTCATGCGTTTTTATCCGACGATGACCGGCATATTCCCTTGCGCATTCAAGCCAGCACCCCTATCGCCCCGGCTGTAATCATGCTGCAGAGCGGGTTATAG
- a CDS encoding NADP-dependent isocitrate dehydrogenase, with product MTKKRVTFIPGDGIGPEVSNASRKVIEAMNVPIEWEDHIAGEAAFVKGYETGVPTETLESMKSTRCVLKGPLGTPVGYGNKSANVTLRKLAETYANIRPVREWPNVPTPFKGRGIDITVVRENIEDLYAGVEHQQSPGVFHALKMISEKGCEKIARFAFETARAEGRKKVTCASKSNIMKMTEGTLKRVFERVAPEYPDIQAEHMIVDNCAHQLAKKPEQFDVILFTNMNGDVLSDLTSGLIGGLGFAPSANIGKDIAIFEAVHGSAPKYAGKNNINPTAHMMSAVMMLRYLGFLNEADKMENAIYATYEQGKFLPRDVVGDAKGCKTSEFTDGVIQNLGKSATSIKARNFKEIKVPNVRADIDFVKAAKRRTAGIDLFVEWHQQAEALAKSLENLSGNGALKLKGISNRGTQVWPSTGAQPDLVDCFSCRFVARNDNANVSDHDILDLLNKLSAQHTWTHIEKLNEFDGKIGYSKAQGES from the coding sequence ATGACTAAAAAACGCGTCACCTTTATTCCAGGCGACGGCATTGGCCCCGAAGTTTCCAACGCCAGCCGCAAAGTTATCGAAGCGATGAATGTACCGATCGAATGGGAAGACCACATTGCCGGCGAAGCCGCGTTTGTCAAAGGATATGAAACCGGCGTTCCAACCGAAACTTTGGAATCGATGAAATCGACGCGTTGCGTATTAAAAGGTCCTTTGGGGACTCCGGTTGGCTATGGCAATAAATCCGCAAACGTGACACTGCGCAAACTGGCCGAAACTTATGCTAACATACGCCCTGTGCGCGAATGGCCGAATGTGCCAACCCCATTTAAAGGCCGCGGCATTGATATTACCGTCGTGCGCGAAAATATCGAAGATTTATATGCCGGCGTGGAACACCAACAATCTCCCGGCGTTTTCCATGCGTTGAAAATGATTTCGGAAAAAGGCTGCGAAAAAATTGCGCGTTTTGCATTTGAAACCGCCCGCGCCGAAGGCCGCAAAAAAGTCACCTGTGCCTCCAAATCCAACATTATGAAAATGACCGAAGGTACATTGAAACGCGTATTTGAACGCGTGGCGCCTGAATATCCGGATATCCAAGCCGAACATATGATTGTAGACAATTGCGCGCATCAATTAGCCAAAAAACCGGAACAATTCGACGTGATTCTGTTTACCAACATGAACGGCGACGTTTTATCGGATTTAACATCCGGCTTGATTGGCGGTTTGGGATTTGCCCCGTCGGCCAATATCGGCAAGGACATCGCGATATTCGAAGCGGTGCACGGATCCGCGCCAAAATATGCCGGGAAAAATAATATCAACCCAACCGCGCATATGATGTCGGCGGTGATGATGCTGCGTTATCTTGGATTCTTAAATGAAGCAGACAAAATGGAAAACGCTATTTACGCAACGTATGAACAAGGCAAGTTTTTGCCGCGCGACGTTGTAGGCGATGCCAAAGGCTGCAAGACATCGGAATTCACCGATGGCGTCATTCAAAATCTAGGCAAATCCGCGACTTCGATCAAAGCGCGCAATTTCAAAGAAATCAAAGTGCCTAACGTGCGCGCCGATATCGATTTTGTAAAAGCGGCAAAGCGCCGCACCGCCGGGATCGATTTGTTTGTCGAATGGCATCAACAAGCAGAAGCGCTGGCAAAATCGCTGGAAAACCTGTCCGGTAACGGCGCTTTGAAATTGAAAGGCATTTCCAACCGCGGCACGCAGGTATGGCCATCCACCGGTGCACAACCGGATTTGGTCGATTGCTTCTCCTGCCGCTTTGTTGCCCGTAACGACAATGCCAATGTCAGCGATCACGATATTCTGGATTTGCTGAATAAATTGTCGGCACAGCATACCTGGACGCACATTGAAAAGCTGAATGAGTTTGATGGCAAAATCGGCTATTCCAAAGCGCAGGGCGAAAGCTAA